The DNA sequence TCTCTCTATCGGAGTTCTTTGTTTAATGATTTCTGACAAATTAGTGTGAGTTACCAGACTATTAGCTTCGATTATTTGTGTTATTTTTCTATACTCGATATTTGTATactattgtatatatttttattttttatttcttgatTATGATTATTTATGATGACcttagtttttttaattaagttgttTGAAAAATTAGTCTTATTCTATGATTCTGATTTTTGTGCTGTATATGTAAATTTGTGTGCTATGCTGAATAAAAATGTATGTTACGCTTAAATATTTGTGTGCTATGATAAACTAGAATTTGTTTAGTGATATCTGTCAAATTAGTGTGAGCTAGCAAGCTATTAGCTTCGATTATTTGTGTattgtgaaaatgaaggagtgtgTGCTGTTTCATTTTGATTTACACATGTGATGTGGTATAGTATAACagaattcaataaaaaaatatacatataaattttagtgtaataaaatttgtatactatatcaataaatttgtattatgttttaattttggtgtgttatacttaaaaattttgtatgctatattttaaaatttccgTATTTTTCAACAAAATTTATATGTTGCAGAGAAAGTGTAAAAAAGACTTATACATATGATGCAAGCTCTTTAAATTGTGTGCCGGTGGAGCACTGAAACGATGTCACGCATTtcattttgaaaataatttttattatagttGAAAAACTTGAAATATTAAACAAACTTAAATAAATTTGATTGTAAAAATATAACATCACTCAATTTAGTTAATATGTGAGTATATTTATAAGCACTTATTAAATCAAATACATGGTGTTTTAACCATAataatactttttctttttgctgaATAACCATATTACATTAATTCGAATAATTCCTATTATCTGAATTATTTGAAAAAGTAATTATGCACTAGTATACTAATGttaataacttatttttttttatcaaaataaaaaaaaaattagcaaaaACAATAAGAGagggaaagaagaaaagaataaaaggcgaggttaaaacttaaaaaggtaggaagaagaaggagaaagcaaaacaaagcagagaagagagaATCCATGGCGAGAAGCTCGATCCTTCGATCATTGGTTCTTAGCCGTGCAATGCTGAATAGGGTTCGCCCATTCTCCAACCATCTTACCTCTCATTCATTCCCCTCTCCTCCTCAATCTCACTCCTCTCTCTTCGCCTCCGTCGCCGCCGCCACCATCGCTTCCTCTCAGCTCTCTCTTTTCCACCACTCCCGCTCGCTCTCCTCCGCCTCAGGTGCTTCCTCTCTCTACTCACTACtatcttttctttatataaactatttctacttttcacaatcaaatACACTGTATACTAACTATAAAGTCAATTTCTTGAATGATTTTTCAGCTCCTTCCGATGTTGTCCTTGTTAATTCAGAGAAAGAGTTCAATGATATCCTCAGAAAAGTTCAAggttcttttctttgttttccttTCGTTTTCTATGGATGGATTTGGTTTTCTCTGATTTATGCTGTTGGGGATTTATTACTCCCTTCACTTCACCTTTGTTAATTTACTTCTGTTGATGCAATTTCATTATGAAATGATAATATAGAGCTGattgattaattattttctgctgaaaaatatctttttaaaaacagATAACTCGTTGCATGCCATCTTCTATTTCACTGCAGTCTGGTGTGGACCTTGTAAGTTCCCGTTCCTTTTATTGTTTTGTTGATTAAGATATTGGCAGTGAACTATATTCTGTTTTGATATTTTGATTATGCATGTGTGATGATTAATTATATGGATATCACATGCTATGTTTATTGACAGTTTGCTAAGAGGTAGTTTCCGCGCTTCTGATTGTTCATATGTTTTTCTTGCTTTCTATTTACTCTAGACACAAATCCCAACTGTTTCCCTAGTTCTTGTTTCTTTGTAGGCAGGTTTATTTCTCCTATAATTGGAGAACTAAGTAAGAAGTACCCTCATGTAACAACATATAAGATTGATATTGATCAGGTATGGCCTATTTTCTATAATGTAATGCAGGTTTAAATCATGGACAGATAAAATTTATGTACTGGAAAaccattttttttttagttactAAGCTTTACTACTCATAAGCTGAAAtagcttaatttttttttggtatttctACTATGTTCTGGTGTTTTGCATAAGATAAGTCCATGCTCCAAGGCAGCTGAAACCTGAAATTTTGCCCTTTTCTGCTATGTGTTCCAGGAAGAAATTCAAGGCACATTAGGCAAGTTACAGATTACATCTGTGGTAATTGTTTAAGCTTTTGGTTAGAAATTCATTTGTTCTGTTATTCTTTGTATACATAAAATCTTACATATGTATGGACCATATATCTCACTGTGTCCATCAATCACACTTATCTTCATATTTATAATCCCTTGTGCTGTTGTGCAGCCAACGCTCCATTTCTTTCAAAATGGGAAAAAGGCTGATGAACTTATAGGTGCCGATGTTGCACGATTGAACCATATTACAGAGAAactcttcaagtaattcttcaAATCTTCACTTTATGTAATGTTTTGGTTGCTGTTATTTCCTTTCACTAAAGTTTTGCATTGCTAGCATTTCATGTAGCAGTGCAATGTTCTATTCTGCAAGTTATTATTGATCGGTTGTATATCGTTGTTTCTACTTGCTTTCCCGTTAATTCATTGAGCTATGGGCTGCTCACATCTCTTGAAACTTCAAGCATGCATGTTTACATACATGTATATGAAAAAGATTATTGCTTTGCATTGGTAATCATTGTATTTTTCTTTAGTATTGGTCTTATTGGTTCAACTTTGACAACGTTGCACATCTGTTAAAATTGAGACAAGGCTCCTTTAAAGGGAGCTTGTTTGTAAAGTGAACCAATAAGAGTGAATTCATTTGTAAATAAATATTGCTGTGCACTTAGATTAAGCAAAAGCTGGATAGGCTCTTACTCACTTTAGAGGCAAGCTCTGTTTTGAAGAGCTATTGCTATCTGCCACAGCCAAGCACATTTAGATCCTCTGGATTGGGGTATGAATGGGGAGTTTTGACCACAAACTGACCTCTAGGAGGCTAGGACTTCTCTCCGTGAACACCCCACTTTTGTTTCTAGCTTGGGTAGACTTTTCTTTTTGGTCACAGAGGAAAGCCATTGTTTTAATCAATTGAGATGCTTTTGCATTGTAGTTTTGATGTAGCATAAAATGTAATTGAAGCATGGAAATTTGACTAACTGTGTGTTCTCTGTTCCAGGAAGGACTGACTTTGGTTTTCAGAGGTGGGAATGGCTGATGGTTGATGAAGTACAAAATGATCAAACTGCAACtgcttaatattttttttttttaaatattattcacAGTCATCATTTTATTCTATTTCAAATTtccatgagagaagagagaatatGCATACATGTTTAGGACATGGGACATATGCATTTACATGTAGAATATCGTTGAGCCTGAAGTTTCAAGAACTTGTGTCACTTATTGTTACACTTAATAATAGTTTTCGAGCTTTATTTTTCAGAAGTGGACCATTTGAGTTATGCTTGTTCATTCCATCTCTGCATGGTTGATTTTTGTGAAATACAATATGAGTTTCCCAGGTGTTCTTGAACCGCTCCGTTTAACTATTTTGGGTTCTTTTGCATAACAAACCTTTCCAAACTAGTGCAACACAATGAAATGAGGTCTACTAATTGCAAATTATCTATTCTTCAACCTTGATTAACAATGAACACCGGAAAAACTAACATCGAAGACTGGACGTAACCTTATGAAAAAgacattatttttataaaaaaaattaatttacaataaatgaatttatatttatttttaaccataTACAAGATATTAATTTATAACTCGGAggatttatattttatataacacGCACCGAGTCAtgcttaataaaaaaaaaaacgcttAGAAATGGCGATATACATATAGGAGCGTTTGGGAAGTTTTAAAAGctatttttttgagtttttgacttttaaaaagtaatagtattaatatttagtataatttttaaaattaaattgtagTTTTTTGAAAAGCTATTTAAATGTGTatgaaaaagttaaaaaatgatttctttcataataaaaagcttttcacatttttttaaaaataaacacgtttaaaattaaaaaattaaatataaaataacttatttataagctacttttaatataaatatttattatttaaactattttttcaaaatgaaCTTAATTAAGCTAGGAGTGTTCGTGAATAGAATCATATTCACATATTTGCGATAAATATCCGCATTCGATCCGAAAATTGCGGATACGATCCGATCCGCAGATTGATCGCATTGTATAGGATCCGATATGTACCCTTTAAGGATCGGATCGCGGATATCTGCGTATCCGATCCTTAAATTTGCAGATCcgcataataataattaacatatatatatatatatatatatatatatgtttggtattatatttaattgtttgtatattttagttagtagttattatttatatattgtattattttatttttgttatttaaaaaaagtttgattaaaaatattttaaaaataaataaattttaaaagtgtaaaataaacatttttgttgaattttttacataaaaatatcgCGTACACCCCTAAATTAAACTGTTTAACCAAATCCAGATCGGATCATGcttaatgtaaaaaaaaaaaaaaaaaaaccttgaAAACGGCGTCGTTTCAAGGTAACCCACCCCCGGGCCACCTTCAAGCCTAATCGATTAATCCGGGATTACCCAGCCCTCAAACACTCTCAACGTCTCTCTTCTATCGAGTCTTTCTCGTCATTCTCTCACTCAAGCTCGGCCTCTCTCACTTCTCTCCCGGCTGGGGTCGCAGTCAAGCTCTCTCGTCGTCTCTCACTTCTCGTTCGGTCTCGCACTCACTGTCTCGGACTCAAGCTCGTCGTCGCGCTCTGTGTGGTCACCGTCTCGCAGTCAGCGCGCGCCTTCCCCGCGCTCGTCGTCACCGGCGGCTGAACCATCAGGTCCCGGGGCTGGTCGTCGTCATGGCTGTTTGTCTCGCCACCGTCGCGCACTCAGTCGCGCCTTCCCTGCGCTCGTTGCCGCCGGCGGCAGAAGCAGAACGTCCCGGGGCTGGTCGTCGTTGTTGTGTTCTTGCTTTGAGCCTCACCGTAAGCAGCTGGTCCCCGATTTGGTGagttccattcatctctgcaccttttttttgtttttttgctGAAAATCATCACTAAGTTGAATTTGTTACTGATTATGTTGCTGTCTTGCTGAAAAAATCACTTAGCTAATTTTTTTGTTGCTGTAATTCATCACTGCACCTTGACGGTGAATTCGTTGCTGAAAAAACACTGAGCTAATTTTTTTGTGGCTGAAAATGAGTTGAATTTGTTACTGGTTATCAAGCTTGAATCTGTTGTTGTCTTGCTGAAATAATCACTTAGCTAAGTTTTTTTGCTGCTGTAAATAATGTTTTGAACTAAATTTTTTGTTGCTGAAATTATCATAGTTGAGTTTGTTATTCAAAATGAGGTTCATGCTCTCTGCAACTCGGAATAAAATTGTTCCCATGCTCtctgtttgttttttttttctagaatTTTAAAATGTCTTCATCACAACTCAGTTGCTATTATGAATTATTCTTGGGATTAATTTGTGAAAAATACACAAATGTAGATCAATTAAATTTGGAAGATGATCAAGATAACAATGGAAAGTAACAATGGTATGGAAGATATAGATGCAAATTAATGAAGGAAATGTTGGTCAAGCTTCAAATTTGTCCTCTGAAGATATAGATGCCGACTTTGAGATCACCCATTGGATTTGATTTACCGATTGTGTTATCTTTTGCTTTCTCTTGTTCATTTAGATTGAGAAAGTATTTTGTACTCATGACTAGTTTATTCTTTTTACGTCATTAGTTATGTCTAAGAATTGATAGTTGGTTGTTATTAATATGTCTtcattttaagttttaactttttattttagttttattttcataattttacatttttatttaattatgaccGGGTCAAGTGGGTAAATCAGTGACTTATCGGTTGAACTAGTAACCCGGTGACTTCGTCGTATGACCAGGTCAATTACCGGTTTGATAACTATAGTTGAGACTTTGCAGTTAGCAGCATAATGGTGATGACCAACAATCCCAGCacgagcttttactttccacgCCAACCTTACGTTCTCTCCGCACCTTCCACTCCCAAAGTACGTTTTTTTCACCATCATAACCCATTATTCCTTTCCCTTTCAAAGTCTCTCATTCTCTGTGTTTCATTTTCACACACGCTACTCTTGTTCCTTCTGCAGACTGCAATTTGCTGCTACTCACCTCCAGAGCTTTCAAAGGGCCACCTTGGAACCAGATTAACGGAAAACCACGTTGCGCCAACTCAAACCCATCAACAGTCCCGGGTTCAaccactcattgatctcctgaAGGCTTGCGAAGAAACTAGGTCTGTAAAGATTGCAAATTGCATTCATGGGTACGTACTAAAATCTGGTTTTGAGGGCAAGGACTTGTTGGTGTTTCTGAACCATATAGCTCACGTCTACTCCAAGTGCATGGTCTATGATGCTGCCCTTAAGGTGTTTGCTGGTATGCCCCAAAGGAATGTGTTTTCTTGGACCGTCATGATTGTTGCATCTAATGAACGTAGATTCTACCTTGATGGATTGGAGCTGTTTCTTATGATGTTAGGTGAAGGAGTGTTGCCTGATGGGTTTGCTTTCTCTGCTGTTCTGCAATCGTGTGTTGGATTTGGTTCGACTGCGCTTGGCGAGATGGTGCATGCCCAGGTTGTTGTCAGAGGCTTTCTGATGCATGCGGTTGTTGCCACATCTCTTCTTAACTTCTATGCCAAGTTAGGCAAGTGTGAAAGTTCGATTAAGGTGTTTAACAGCATGACAGAGCTTAATAATGTCTCTTGGAATGCAATGATATCAGGTTTTACCTCTAATGGTCTACACCTACAAGCATTTAGTTGGTTTATCAATATGATTGAAGAAGGGGTTGCACCTAATACTTTCACCTTTTTAAGTGTTTCTAAGGCTGCTGGGCAGTTGGGTGACATTAACAAGTGTCATGAAGTTCATAGGTATGCTTCCAAATGGGGATTGGACTCCAACACTGTAGTTGGAACAGCTCTGATTGATATGTATTCCAAATGTGGGTTTCTGTCCGATGCACGAGTTCTTTTTGACTCGAAGTTCACATGTTGTCCGGTTAACACACCCTGGAACGCAATGATAACAGGTTATTCACAAGCTGGTTCTCACCAAGATGCTTTGCAACTGTTTTCAACGATGCGTCAAAATGATGTCAAACCAGATGTTTACACATTCAGTTGTGTGTTCAACTCGATTTCTGCTTTGAAGTGTGCGAAAACCTTGGCAGAGACTCATGGGATGGCTTTAAAATTTGGATTTGATGTGATGCAAATCAGCGCTTCAAACGCCCTTGCTGATGCATATGCCAAATGCGAGTCAATTGAAGCTGCAGAGAACGTATTTAACAGAATGGAAGAGAAAGACATTGTATCTTGGACAACCATGATCACTGCATATTGTCAATATTCTGAGTTGGAGAAAGCCTTGGCCATCTTCTCTCAAATGCGCAATGTAGGCTTTGCTCCCAATCATTTTACATTTTCAAGTGTGATAACAGCATGTGGTGGCCTTTGTTTACTGGAATATGGTCAACAAGTTCATGCTCTGATATGCAAGGCCAACCTGGATTCTGAAGCATGCATAGAAAGTGCTCTAATTGACATGTATGCAAAATGCGGTAATCTGATGGAAGCAAAGAAGATTTTTGAAAGAATATCTAACCCAGACACTGTTACTTGGACTGCGATAATATCAACTTATGCTCAACATGGTCTAGTTAAAGATGCACTTCAATTATTCAGAAAGATGGAACAGTCAGGGGCAAAGGTCAATGCTGTTACACTATTATGCATCCTTTTTGCTTGTAGCCACGGAGGCATGGTGGACGATGGCTTGAAATTTTTCCATCGGATGGAGGACACCTACCGTGTGGTACCGGAAATGGAACACTATGCTTGTGTTGTTGATCTCTTGGGGCGCGTTGGTCGCTTAGATGAAGCAATGGAATTCATAGACAAGATGCCAATCAAGCCAAATGAAATGGTGTGGCATACATTGTTAGGGGCATGTAGACTTCATGGAAATGCCAAGTTGGGGGAGAAGGCGGTGCAAAAGATCTTATCCGTTCAACCAGAACATCCATCTGCTTATGTTCTTCTGTCCAACACTTACATAGAGTTAGGACTCCACAAAGATGGAGATAGTTTGAGAGAGGTGATGAAAGAACGAGGCATAAGAAAGGAACCAGGACATAGTTGGATTTCTGTGAGAGGGGAGGTTCACAAGTTTTATGCTGGGGATCAACAGCACCCACAAAAAGATAGAATCTACAATGTTTTACATGAGTTGTATGCAAATATTAAGCGCGTGCATTGTGGACAAGAATTCAGTTATGTATCTTAACATTTGAAATTGTAATTGTCCATTAAAATCATGCTTAAACAAGAAGATTAACAACGCATCTAGCTCATGGGATTGTTTACTTTGGAAAATACGACCAATTTACTCAAGAACTCTTCTAAGGTGTCATTTAAGGAATTAAGAAGAGTGCTTCTCTTTTATCTTTCTTTGTTACTTTCTCTTTTAAGGCACGTCCTAGGCATAACACAAGAAATCAAGAATCATTGTTAAGTTCTTGGACATGTTTTTCATCGTCTCAATCAAGGGCATTGGAATTTCGGAAGAAATGAGATATACCTTACTAGTAAACTACTATTTGAgtctcaaaataattaattttgacgATGTTATTTATTTCTGGGAGATTCTTTgatgtttataatttttttttctaaattgcTTAAAAATAGAGATAAAATGGTGGAAttcatccttttatttttgaattttatgtgTAAAATTTAGACACCATAGAAGACATTTTTATTTCTCTTCAACTTTTGAATAAACGATTCTATATGAAATAATATTTTGACCTTTCAAAAATTACCTAAATGCACCAAATATAAGAAGATATGTGTACCTGAAAAAGGACAATAGTTCACATTTGTAAGCTaagtgtttttttttctctttttgcaattttttatgtgaatgacaaaaaattaaaactaaaaattgagAAAAGAGTGTGCAActtgaatattttatttgtatatattatttaaataaattttcaaatgtttttgaaattagaTTAAATATATGAGATATTTgtcatttattaaaaaaatatggtccattttattaaattaagaTTATCTTTAAAGAGTcaattctttatttcttttagaGATGATTTTGttgtaaattaaatattttgaacATCAAAATGATAGTTTCTCTTTTTGGACAAACACTCAAACTCACACACACGACACAAGTATACAATTCACACACACTATACTGATTAGGCTAAACCTAATCTCACTCGGAGAAAGCATATTTAGAGACACTATAATCTATTACTTTAATTAGGCTGTATTTGTCTTTTGAAACTAAGACTGAGATTGAAATTGagtattatttttgtaataagagattacaattaaaatttcagttttaagATACAAAATTTCAATTCTTTTAATACCTCTAGAAAATGaagatacaaagaattgaaattttttagGGATAATTTGCTTTCTCAGGTTGGGATGAGTTTTGCCACTAGCATGCTCACTCCTATAATCTCCTCCCTTTAACTCTTGTCCATTGCCTCAGGAATTTGAAGATCCTTTTCTATTTCGTTTTATAATAGGAGCTTTACAATATGTAACCGTGACAAAGACCCGACATATCCTTTGCAGTTTGTAAGGTCAGTCAGTTTATGGATCATCCTTTACTTTCTCATTGGAAGGCAGTAAAGAGGATATTGCGTTATTTACAAGACACCAGAACTCATGGCTTATTTTATTC is a window from the Arachis stenosperma cultivar V10309 chromosome 3, arast.V10309.gnm1.PFL2, whole genome shotgun sequence genome containing:
- the LOC130969790 gene encoding thioredoxin O1, mitochondrial, which encodes MARSSILRSLVLSRAMLNRVRPFSNHLTSHSFPSPPQSHSSLFASVAAATIASSQLSLFHHSRSLSSASAPSDVVLVNSEKEFNDILRKVQDNSLHAIFYFTAVWCGPCRFISPIIGELSKKYPHVTTYKIDIDQEEIQGTLGKLQITSVPTLHFFQNGKKADELIGADVARLNHITEKLFKKD
- the LOC130969901 gene encoding pentatricopeptide repeat-containing protein At4g39530-like; amino-acid sequence: MVMTNNPSTSFYFPRQPYVLSAPSTPKTAICCYSPPELSKGHLGTRLTENHVAPTQTHQQSRVQPLIDLLKACEETRSVKIANCIHGYVLKSGFEGKDLLVFLNHIAHVYSKCMVYDAALKVFAGMPQRNVFSWTVMIVASNERRFYLDGLELFLMMLGEGVLPDGFAFSAVLQSCVGFGSTALGEMVHAQVVVRGFLMHAVVATSLLNFYAKLGKCESSIKVFNSMTELNNVSWNAMISGFTSNGLHLQAFSWFINMIEEGVAPNTFTFLSVSKAAGQLGDINKCHEVHRYASKWGLDSNTVVGTALIDMYSKCGFLSDARVLFDSKFTCCPVNTPWNAMITGYSQAGSHQDALQLFSTMRQNDVKPDVYTFSCVFNSISALKCAKTLAETHGMALKFGFDVMQISASNALADAYAKCESIEAAENVFNRMEEKDIVSWTTMITAYCQYSELEKALAIFSQMRNVGFAPNHFTFSSVITACGGLCLLEYGQQVHALICKANLDSEACIESALIDMYAKCGNLMEAKKIFERISNPDTVTWTAIISTYAQHGLVKDALQLFRKMEQSGAKVNAVTLLCILFACSHGGMVDDGLKFFHRMEDTYRVVPEMEHYACVVDLLGRVGRLDEAMEFIDKMPIKPNEMVWHTLLGACRLHGNAKLGEKAVQKILSVQPEHPSAYVLLSNTYIELGLHKDGDSLREVMKERGIRKEPGHSWISVRGEVHKFYAGDQQHPQKDRIYNVLHELYANIKRVHCGQEFSYVS